In one window of Prevotella fusca JCM 17724 DNA:
- a CDS encoding DUF417 family protein — protein MSKVKLLIDFVLNTAASLKGAGIHMVRIAIFIIFVWIGGLKFWNYEAEGIVPFVANSPFMSFFYAKDAPEYKDYKLKEGEFDKVKHEWHKANNTYTFSHGLGVAIMSFGFLTLLGIWFPKVGFIGTGLVTLMTFGTLSFLVTTPEVWVPDLGSGEHGFPLLTGAGRLVIKDVCILAGAVVVLADCAQRILKRK, from the coding sequence ATGAGCAAAGTTAAATTACTGATAGATTTCGTACTCAACACTGCAGCTTCTCTGAAAGGTGCTGGTATTCATATGGTACGTATTGCCATCTTTATCATCTTTGTATGGATTGGTGGGTTGAAGTTCTGGAATTATGAAGCGGAAGGTATCGTTCCTTTCGTTGCAAACAGTCCTTTCATGAGTTTTTTCTATGCAAAGGATGCGCCAGAGTATAAGGATTATAAACTCAAAGAAGGTGAGTTTGACAAGGTTAAGCACGAATGGCATAAGGCAAACAACACATACACCTTCTCCCACGGACTGGGTGTTGCCATCATGTCATTCGGCTTTTTGACTTTGTTAGGCATCTGGTTCCCTAAAGTCGGGTTTATTGGTACGGGGCTGGTCACGTTGATGACCTTTGGGACACTGTCTTTCCTCGTAACTACACCTGAAGTATGGGTTCCTGATTTAGGAAGTGGAGAGCATGGATTCCCGTTACTCACTGGTGCTGGACGCCTTGTTATCAAAGACGTATGTATCCTGGCAGGAGCAGTAGTGGTACTGGCAGACTGTGCACAACGAATCTTGAAGAGGAAGTAA